From the Maniola jurtina chromosome Z, ilManJurt1.1, whole genome shotgun sequence genome, one window contains:
- the LOC123880736 gene encoding carcinine transporter-like, which translates to MTKSSKNSEHKTKIPEKNKDEANSDKDVDYDELLSAAGEFGPYQIILFCSTLPFYIFGVFSYYTQLFMTEVSPNHWCWIPELENLTAIERRNLAIPLDPEARFGYSQCKVYTANWLEVLETGQRPNGTWNTQPCQYGWEFNKSEIPYPTISSELGWVCDKNSYQATAQSFYFIGAIVGGFFVGWVADRFGRLPAATLSNMIGCVAGIASIFSRNLLQFSLCRFVMGMSYDNCMMMTYLLVLEYVAPKYRSIMSNLPFALFFSLGAVALPWIALACGHWKTISIVTSVPMAITLLAPFVMPESPRWLLSKNRIDDAVRKVLTIAKINKKQIPSKLIEQFKTSTLNKNREESASILVIFRRPKLRKMFICICLEFLCCLTIFDALVRSIGGLEFDFFLSFTFVSLTELPSLILVSFLIDLTGRKGMSVLSFMVCFIFSITTVFVSNGLPSVLCAVVSRFAINMCVNAGMQWAAEMLPTPVRGSGSSIVHIFSYIGTILSSYIVYLANFIPWLPLVILGGVALIGMFLALTLPETAGKDMPQTFDEAEELISNQKMFDIPFLRSKKITNVGNENLSFEMN; encoded by the coding sequence ATGACAAAAAGTAGCAAGAACAGTGAACATAAAACTAAAATCCCTGAAAAGAATAAGGATGAAGCCAATTCCGATAAAGATGTTGATTATGATGAGTTACTATCAGCTGCGGGGGAGTTTGGCCCGtaccaaataattttattttgttcgaCATTACCTTTTTATATCTTTGGCGTGTTCTCATATTACACGCAACTTTTTATGACAGAAGTGTCACCAAACCACTGGTGTTGGATCCCCGAACTAGAGAATTTAACTGCCATCGAACGAAGAAATCTTGCAATCCCGTTGGACCCTGAAGCACGATTTGGTTATTCGCAATGTAAAGTTTACACTGCCAACTGGCTTGAAGTGCTAGAGACAGGCCAAAGGCCTAATGGAACCTGGAATACTCAGCCATGTCAGTATGGATGGGaatttaataaatctgaaataCCTTATCCTACTATTTCAAGTGAATTGGGATGGGTATGTGATAAAAATAGTTATCAAGCAACAGCCCAATCTTTTTACTTCATTGGAGCTATAGTAGGCGGATTTTTCGTTGGTTGGGTTGCTGATAGATTTGGCAGGTTACCAGCTGCTACATTAAGCAATATGATTGGATGTGTGGCTGGAATCGCTAGTATATTTTCTCGAAATCTCCTGCAATTTTCTTTGTGCCGATTTGTAATGGGAATGTCGTATGATAATTGTATGATGATGACGTATCTTTTAGTATTAGAATATGTTGCACCAAAGTATCGCTCTATTATGTCAAATTTGCCTTTTGCACTATTTTTTTCGTTGGGTGCAGTAGCTTTACCATGGATAGCTCTTGCATGTGGACACTGGAAGACAATTAGTATAGTGACAAGTGTTCCAATGGCAATAACTCTATTAGCGCCTTTTGTTATGCCAGAAAGTCCTAGGTGGCTTCTTTCTAAAAATCGCATCGATGATGCTGTGAGAAAAGTTCTTACCATTGCAAAGATCAATAAAAAACAGATACCTTCAAAATTGATAGAACAATTCAAAACATCTACTTTGAACAAAAATAGAGAAGAAAGTGCTAGCATTTTAGTTATTTTCCGAAGACCTAAGTtaagaaaaatgtttatatGTATTTGTTTAGAATTTTTGTGCTGCTTAACGATTTTTGATGCTTTAGTTAGAAGTATTGGGGGGCTAGAATTCGATTTTTTCTTATCCTTTACCTTTGTATCCTTAACTGAATTACCTTCTTTAATTTTAGTTTCCTTTTTAATCGATTTAACTGGTAGAAAAGGAATGTCAGTTCTCTCGTTTATGGTATGTTTTATATTTAGTATAACAACAGTGTTTGTCAGCAATGGTTTGCCGTCTGTTCTATGTGCAGTAGTATCAAGATTTGCTATAAATATGTGTGTTAATGCTGGCATGCAATGGGCTGCTGAAATGCTTCCTACACCTGTGAGAGGATCTGGTTCATCCATCGTTCATATATTCAGTTACATTGGTACTATTTTATCCTCGTATATTGTGTACCTTGCCAACTTCATTCCTTGGCTTCCTCTTGTTATTCTGGGAGGCGTTGCTCTGATCGGAATGTTTCTAGCACTAACACTGCCGGAAACGGCGGGAAAAGACATGCCTCAGACTTTTGATGAAGCAGAAGAATTAATCAGTAATCAAAAGATGTTTGACATACCATTCCTACGAAGTAAAAAGATAACCAATGTTGGAAATGAAAATTTGTCTTTTGAAATGAATTAA